The DNA window AAAAAACCAAGAAAGCAACAGAGACGCTGACCTTCAAGAGACCAGAGGGAATGCACAGAGAGGTCTACGCTCTGCTTTATTCAGATAAGaagtatgtttttctttttcaatattAGTCAGTTAATCTGAAATGCATAAAGGCCTTTTTAATGTTTGCTGTTTGGGAATTTCAAAAGGATTTATTTGCATTTGGAAGGAATCTAAAgtgttttgtaaataactttgcatttctgtgtttctttattttatgataacaataataataataataatattgataataaagaattgttttttctgtttatccaTAGGGATGCACCCCCCCTGCTGCCTAGTGACACCACTCAAGGTTATAGGACAGTCAAAGCCAAGTTAGGCTGTAAAAAGGTTCGTCCCTGGAAGTGGATGCCCTTCACAAATCCAGCACGCAGAGACGGGGCCATATTCCACCACTGGAGACGTGTTGCAGAAGAGGGCAAGGACTACCCTTTTGCTCGCTTTAACAAGGTAGGGAAAACCCTCTTCTGCTTATGTAGTACAGGCAAGAAGGACATGTGGTTGCAGCTACCCGTCCTTTCGCATTATTCATcctttttcactgtttctctgttttaccTCTATAGACAGTGCAGGTGCCAGTGTACTCGGAGCAAGAGTACCAAATGCATCTCCACGATGATGGCTGGACTAAAGCAGAGACAGACCACCTGTTCGACCTTTGCAAGCGGTTTGACTTACGCTTCATTGTTGTCCATGACCGATATGATCACCAGCAATACAGAGTAAGTGTTTAGTGCCTCATCTATAGAtaatggatttaaaaaatacagtaagGTGGATTTAAAGCACacgttttaattttaaaaactgttttttttgtcagaaacgctctgtggaGGACCTGAAAGAACGATATTATAGTGTTTGTGGTAAGCTGACCAAAGTGCGCGCAGCATCAGGGACAGAACCCAAAATCTACATCTTTGATGCTGGCCATGAAAGGCGCCGTAAAGAGCAACTGGAAAAGCTGTTCAATCGCACACCTGAACAGGTTTGTGATTTTGCATTTTGACCTGTATCTATGTGCAGGTGTATAGACACGTTctttttgtgggaaaaaaaagaagaaaaagatttttcacagcCTTTTAAATGTGAAAGACTGCATTTCTCCGTTTTTCCCTGCAGGTGGCAGAAGAGGAGTATCTTGTTCAGGAGCTAAGGAAAATTGAGACTAGGAAGAAAGAGCGTGAGAAGAAAGCCCAGGATCTGCAAAAACTCATTAAGGCAGCTGACACAACTACAGAGTTGAGACGAGCTGAAAAGAGGGTTTCCAAGAAGAAGCTTccacaaaaaagagaaacagaaaaaccgGTATGATATGATTTCACTCAAGAAGAGCAAAGTAAAGCACACGATGACTGTTGGTAACAGAGGAAGTCAAATAAAAGCAACAATGGGAGagaattttaataataatggaCACGGTGCAGCTGTTGTCCTCATTTTGCACTAAATTAATTGTTACTTGGTTTTGTCTCCGTAGTGTTTtggtcatttctttattttgatgggACAAGTGTGTCTCTAATAACCCGAACCGATCTTCTCTCAGTATTCTAAGTAACAGCCTTAACATTTAAAACCCAGTTTGATCCATAATAATGCCTCTATGGTGACGTTTCAGACGTATCCAAACTTCAAAGCGGAGTCACAGTTTGTGTCTCaccatttatattttttcttgtttaggCTGTTCCAGAGACGGCAGGCATCAAATTCCCTGACTTCAAATCAGCGGGCGTCACACTGCGCAGTCAGAGGGTGAGTATAGCTCCATCCTGTTCTCTTACGAAATGACAATATTATTAAATAGTCCTATAAAATTGTAATCACTCTTAGGGAAttgatgtaaaaataaaaagtaaaaatgtgaaattcttTAAAATATCAAGTTTTTGTTTGTCTAATTCTTAATTTCAAGATACTGATTTGTGAGAAACTAGAGTTTCTGACTTTAGTAGCTATTCCTCTTATCA is part of the Pelmatolapia mariae isolate MD_Pm_ZW linkage group LG23, Pm_UMD_F_2, whole genome shotgun sequence genome and encodes:
- the dmap1 gene encoding DNA methyltransferase 1-associated protein 1, which gives rise to MATGADVRDILELTGGDNDGPITKKDLINSDKKKTKKATETLTFKRPEGMHREVYALLYSDKKDAPPLLPSDTTQGYRTVKAKLGCKKVRPWKWMPFTNPARRDGAIFHHWRRVAEEGKDYPFARFNKTVQVPVYSEQEYQMHLHDDGWTKAETDHLFDLCKRFDLRFIVVHDRYDHQQYRKRSVEDLKERYYSVCGKLTKVRAASGTEPKIYIFDAGHERRRKEQLEKLFNRTPEQVAEEEYLVQELRKIETRKKEREKKAQDLQKLIKAADTTTELRRAEKRVSKKKLPQKRETEKPAVPETAGIKFPDFKSAGVTLRSQRMKLPSSVGQKKIKAIEQILIEQGVDLNPMPTEEIVQMFNELRSDLVLLYELKQAHSNCEYEQQMLRHRYEALLKAGGCVGTVGAGPVIASQGGEINATNSTTASTPGAESQSWLNADDIKVEAKEQIIDVVGAPLTPNSRKRRESASSSSSVKKVKKP